From the genome of Gracilinanus agilis isolate LMUSP501 chromosome 2, AgileGrace, whole genome shotgun sequence, one region includes:
- the LOC123235150 gene encoding POU domain, class 5, transcription factor 3-like isoform X2, with product MFNHMEGLPPGNYSLSQSTMPDGSSHYVGGSTPRPPQPPPQPFFTFPAAVKSEYNLEGPSNPDSSQTKGWYAFSAPQPPAEAGQASASHNLHLMPPKEEDSCSSPSSSSSGAPERDLRENVNVVPEVNKYCARPGPAYYAPAWSGPFWPGLGSTGSVPTGALPGPPLPHHPLQALGTFPGPRPLYSAPLQQPQAGLGSVGSSSISSSSSISSSNNSNSSSISSSNVSSSVSSTSGSSGAASEEGIPSSDSGEEDTPTSEELELFAKELKHKRISLGFTQADVGMALGTLYGKMFSQTTICRFEALQLSFKNMCKLKPLLQRWLQAVENTENPQEMCSMEQVLAQARKRKRRTSIETSVKGTLEGFFRRCGKPTPQQICDLAEELHLDKDVVRVWFCNRRQKGKRLLLPYGEEGEVLPYDLTPGTALVLPTAAVPQNYAAPPPPVPPALYMSTFPKGEPCIPGMPMPNGGI from the exons ATGTTTAATCACATGGAGGGGCTGCCCCCGGGCAACTACAGCCTGAGCCAGAGCACCATGCCCGATGGGTCTTCCCACTATGTCGGGGGAAGCACCCCAAGACCTCCCCAGCCGCCACCCCAGCCCTTCTTTACCTTCCCCGCAGCAGTGAAGAGTGAGTACAACTTGGAGGGACCCTCGAACCCTGACTCCAGCCAGACCAAGGGGTGGTATGCCTTCTCTGCACCCCAGCCCCCAGCTGAGGCCGGCCAGGCCAGTGCCTCCCACAACCTTCACCTCATGCCGCCCAAAGAGGAAGACTCCTGCTCTTCCCCTTCCTCGTCATCCTCTGGGGCTCCCGAGCGCGACCTCAGGGAGAACGTGAACGTCGTCCCCGAAGTGAACAAGTACTGCGCCCGTCCAGGCCCGGCCTACTACGCCCCTGCCTGGAGCGGGCCCTTCTGGCCAGGCCTGGGGAGCACTGGCTCCGTGCCCACCGGGGCCCTGCCGGGGCCGCCTCTCCCTCACCACCCTCTGCAGGCTCTGGGGACCTTCCCGGGTCCCAGGCCTCTGTACTCGGCACCCCTCCAGCAGCCCCAGGCAGGGCTGGGCAGTGTGGGCAGCAGCAGcattagcagcagcagcagcatcagcagcagcaacaacagcaacagcagcagcatcagcagcagcaATGTCAGCAGCAGCGTAAGCAGCACCAGCGGTTCCAGTGGGGCAGCCAGTGAGGAGGGCATCCCCTCCAGTGACAGTGGAGAGGAG GACACCCCAACCTCTGAGGAACTGGAGCTGTTTGCCAAAGAATTGAAACACAAGCGAATTTCCCTGGGTTTCACTCAGGCCGATGTGGGCATGGCCCTGGGCACACTGTATG GGAAGATGTTTAGTCAGACAACCATCTGCCGATTTGAAGCTCTGCAACTGAGCTTTAAGAATATGTGCAAATTGAAACCACTACTTCAGAGGTGGCTGCAGGCTGTTGAGAACACTGAAAACCCTCAGGAG ATGTGCAGTATGGAACAAGTGCTAGCCCAGGCTCGAAAGCGTAAACGTCGTACAAGTATTGAGACCAGTGTGAAGGGGACCCTAGAGGGCTTCTTCAGGCGTTGTGGGAAGCCCACTCCCCAGCAAATCTGTGACTTGGCAGAAGAGCTGCACCTGGACAAAGAT GTGGTACGAGTCTGGTTCTGTAACCGAAGGCAGAAGGGTAAGAGGCTTCTTCTGCCCTATGGAGAAGAGGGTGAAGTGTTGCCTTATGATCTGACCCCCGGCACTGCCCTCGTCCTGCCAACTGCTGCTGTACCCCAGAACTATGCAGCACCCCCACCACCTGTGCCCCCTGCCCTCTATATGTCCACCTTTCCTAAGGGTGAGCCCTGCATCCCAGGCATGCCCATGCCTAATGGGGGCATCTGA
- the LOC123235150 gene encoding POU domain, class 5, transcription factor 3-like isoform X3: MFNHMEGLPPGNYSLSQSTMPDGSSHYVGGSTPRPPQPPPQPFFTFPAAVKSEYNLEGPSNPDSSQTKGWYAFSAPQPPAEAGQASASHNLHLMPPKEEDSCSSPSSSSSGAPERDLRENVNVVPEVNKYCARPGPAYYAPAWSGPFWPGLGSTGSVPTGALPGPPLPHHPLQALGTFPGPRPLYSAPLQQPQAGLGSVGSSSISSSSSISSSNNSNSSSISSSNVSSSVSSTSGSSGAASEEGIPSSDSGEEDTPTSEELELFAKELKHKRISLGFTQADVGMALGTLYGKMFSQTTICRFEALQLSFKNMCKLKPLLQRWLQAVENTENPQEVVRVWFCNRRQKGKRLLLPYGEEGEVLPYDLTPGTALVLPTAAVPQNYAAPPPPVPPALYMSTFPKGEPCIPGMPMPNGGI, encoded by the exons ATGTTTAATCACATGGAGGGGCTGCCCCCGGGCAACTACAGCCTGAGCCAGAGCACCATGCCCGATGGGTCTTCCCACTATGTCGGGGGAAGCACCCCAAGACCTCCCCAGCCGCCACCCCAGCCCTTCTTTACCTTCCCCGCAGCAGTGAAGAGTGAGTACAACTTGGAGGGACCCTCGAACCCTGACTCCAGCCAGACCAAGGGGTGGTATGCCTTCTCTGCACCCCAGCCCCCAGCTGAGGCCGGCCAGGCCAGTGCCTCCCACAACCTTCACCTCATGCCGCCCAAAGAGGAAGACTCCTGCTCTTCCCCTTCCTCGTCATCCTCTGGGGCTCCCGAGCGCGACCTCAGGGAGAACGTGAACGTCGTCCCCGAAGTGAACAAGTACTGCGCCCGTCCAGGCCCGGCCTACTACGCCCCTGCCTGGAGCGGGCCCTTCTGGCCAGGCCTGGGGAGCACTGGCTCCGTGCCCACCGGGGCCCTGCCGGGGCCGCCTCTCCCTCACCACCCTCTGCAGGCTCTGGGGACCTTCCCGGGTCCCAGGCCTCTGTACTCGGCACCCCTCCAGCAGCCCCAGGCAGGGCTGGGCAGTGTGGGCAGCAGCAGcattagcagcagcagcagcatcagcagcagcaacaacagcaacagcagcagcatcagcagcagcaATGTCAGCAGCAGCGTAAGCAGCACCAGCGGTTCCAGTGGGGCAGCCAGTGAGGAGGGCATCCCCTCCAGTGACAGTGGAGAGGAG GACACCCCAACCTCTGAGGAACTGGAGCTGTTTGCCAAAGAATTGAAACACAAGCGAATTTCCCTGGGTTTCACTCAGGCCGATGTGGGCATGGCCCTGGGCACACTGTATG GGAAGATGTTTAGTCAGACAACCATCTGCCGATTTGAAGCTCTGCAACTGAGCTTTAAGAATATGTGCAAATTGAAACCACTACTTCAGAGGTGGCTGCAGGCTGTTGAGAACACTGAAAACCCTCAGGAG GTGGTACGAGTCTGGTTCTGTAACCGAAGGCAGAAGGGTAAGAGGCTTCTTCTGCCCTATGGAGAAGAGGGTGAAGTGTTGCCTTATGATCTGACCCCCGGCACTGCCCTCGTCCTGCCAACTGCTGCTGTACCCCAGAACTATGCAGCACCCCCACCACCTGTGCCCCCTGCCCTCTATATGTCCACCTTTCCTAAGGGTGAGCCCTGCATCCCAGGCATGCCCATGCCTAATGGGGGCATCTGA
- the LOC123235150 gene encoding POU domain, class 5, transcription factor 3-like isoform X1: MFNHMEGLPPGNYSLSQSTMPDGSSHYVGGSTPRPPQPPPQPFFTFPAAVKSEYNLEGPSNPDSSQTKGWYAFSAPQPPAEAGQASASHNLHLMPPKEEDSCSSPSSSSSGAPERDLRENVNVVPEVNKYCARPGPAYYAPAWSGPFWPGLGSTGSVPTGALPGPPLPHHPLQALGTFPGPRPLYSAPLQQPQAGLGSVGSSSISSSSSISSSNNSNSSSISSSNVSSSVSSTSGSSGAASEEGIPSSDSGEEDTPTSEELELFAKELKHKRISLGFTQADVGMALGTLYGKMFSQTTICRFEALQLSFKNMCKLKPLLQRWLQAVENTENPQEALAVPCPPQMCSMEQVLAQARKRKRRTSIETSVKGTLEGFFRRCGKPTPQQICDLAEELHLDKDVVRVWFCNRRQKGKRLLLPYGEEGEVLPYDLTPGTALVLPTAAVPQNYAAPPPPVPPALYMSTFPKGEPCIPGMPMPNGGI, encoded by the exons ATGTTTAATCACATGGAGGGGCTGCCCCCGGGCAACTACAGCCTGAGCCAGAGCACCATGCCCGATGGGTCTTCCCACTATGTCGGGGGAAGCACCCCAAGACCTCCCCAGCCGCCACCCCAGCCCTTCTTTACCTTCCCCGCAGCAGTGAAGAGTGAGTACAACTTGGAGGGACCCTCGAACCCTGACTCCAGCCAGACCAAGGGGTGGTATGCCTTCTCTGCACCCCAGCCCCCAGCTGAGGCCGGCCAGGCCAGTGCCTCCCACAACCTTCACCTCATGCCGCCCAAAGAGGAAGACTCCTGCTCTTCCCCTTCCTCGTCATCCTCTGGGGCTCCCGAGCGCGACCTCAGGGAGAACGTGAACGTCGTCCCCGAAGTGAACAAGTACTGCGCCCGTCCAGGCCCGGCCTACTACGCCCCTGCCTGGAGCGGGCCCTTCTGGCCAGGCCTGGGGAGCACTGGCTCCGTGCCCACCGGGGCCCTGCCGGGGCCGCCTCTCCCTCACCACCCTCTGCAGGCTCTGGGGACCTTCCCGGGTCCCAGGCCTCTGTACTCGGCACCCCTCCAGCAGCCCCAGGCAGGGCTGGGCAGTGTGGGCAGCAGCAGcattagcagcagcagcagcatcagcagcagcaacaacagcaacagcagcagcatcagcagcagcaATGTCAGCAGCAGCGTAAGCAGCACCAGCGGTTCCAGTGGGGCAGCCAGTGAGGAGGGCATCCCCTCCAGTGACAGTGGAGAGGAG GACACCCCAACCTCTGAGGAACTGGAGCTGTTTGCCAAAGAATTGAAACACAAGCGAATTTCCCTGGGTTTCACTCAGGCCGATGTGGGCATGGCCCTGGGCACACTGTATG GGAAGATGTTTAGTCAGACAACCATCTGCCGATTTGAAGCTCTGCAACTGAGCTTTAAGAATATGTGCAAATTGAAACCACTACTTCAGAGGTGGCTGCAGGCTGTTGAGAACACTGAAAACCCTCAGGAG GCTCTAGCTGTGCCCTGTCCCCCCCAGATGTGCAGTATGGAACAAGTGCTAGCCCAGGCTCGAAAGCGTAAACGTCGTACAAGTATTGAGACCAGTGTGAAGGGGACCCTAGAGGGCTTCTTCAGGCGTTGTGGGAAGCCCACTCCCCAGCAAATCTGTGACTTGGCAGAAGAGCTGCACCTGGACAAAGAT GTGGTACGAGTCTGGTTCTGTAACCGAAGGCAGAAGGGTAAGAGGCTTCTTCTGCCCTATGGAGAAGAGGGTGAAGTGTTGCCTTATGATCTGACCCCCGGCACTGCCCTCGTCCTGCCAACTGCTGCTGTACCCCAGAACTATGCAGCACCCCCACCACCTGTGCCCCCTGCCCTCTATATGTCCACCTTTCCTAAGGGTGAGCCCTGCATCCCAGGCATGCCCATGCCTAATGGGGGCATCTGA